The DNA sequence AGGTGGATGCGTTTCCGGACCGCGTGTTCGCCGCCGAACTCCAGGCGCTCGATACCAGTGTCGACCCGGGCACGCGCAACCTGCTGCTGCGTGCGCGCGTGCTCGAACCCGGGGAGTTGTTGCCCGGCATGTTCGCCACGCTGCAGCTCGATCTCGGCGCGCAGACGAGCGTGGTCACCGTGCCCGAAACCGCGGTCACCTATTCGCTGCAGGGCGACACGGTGTTCGTGATCGAGAACCACCCGGATGGAGGTCTCGCCGCGGTCTCGCGCATCGTCAAGGCAGGAGAGACCCGGAACGGGCGCACCGAGCTGCTGGCGGGGTTGCAGGAGGGCGAGCGGGTCGCGACCGTCGGGCAGAACAAGCTCTATCGCGGCGTGAAAGTGCTGATCGATGACACGGTCGATATCTGAGGTTCACCGATGAAGTTCACCGATCTCTTCATCAGGCGCCCGGTGCTTGCGATCGTGGTGAGCTGCCTGTTGTTGATGCTGGGCCTGCAGGGTGCCGGCCAGCTCTCGGTCCGCCAGTTTCCCGATGTGGAAAAAAGCCTGGTCAGGGTGAGTACCGTCTACGCGGGCGCCAGCGCCCGCACGGTGCAGGGTTTCGTGACCGAACCCCTGCAGCGGCGTATCGCGGCGGCCGAAGGCGTCGAGTACATGACGTCCCGCAGTGATCCTGGTGTGTCCGAAATCGATGTCCATGTGCGTCTCGGCGAGGACACCGAGAAAGTCATGACCGCGATCATCGCCAAGGTTGGCGAGGCGAGGTTCGAATTGCCGCGCGAGGTGGAGGATCCGGTCATTACCAGCTCTCTTGGTGATGACGCGATGATCTACATGGCGTTCCTCAGCGAACAGATGTCGATACAGCAGGTATACGACTACGTGGCGCGCAATATACAACCCGAGCTGAGCACCCTCGAAGGTGTCGGTGACGCCAAGATATACAGCAGCCGCAGCTTTGCGATGCGGGTCTGGCTGGACCCGGCGAAAATGGCGGCCTTTGCAGTAACCGCCACCGATGTGAACAGGGCGATCCGTGAGCAGAATTACATCAGCGCCGCAGGCAGCACCCGCGGCATGCTGGTGCGTGCCAGCATCGATGCCGAGACCGACATCCAGAGTCCGGATCAATTTGCCGGCATCGTGGTCCGCCAGGACGGTGACCAGCGGGTGCGTCTCGGTGATGTGGCCGATCTGGAGCTGGCCAGCGCGGATTACGATTCCGCAGACTACTCCAGTGGCAGGGATACGGTGTTTCTGGCGGTGACGCCGGCGCCCGGCGCCAATCCGCTGGAGGTTGCCGGGCGGGTCAAGGAAGTCGTGCCGCGCCTGACCGCACAGATGCCCGCGGATCTCAAGGTTTTCTATGACTCGGACTCTTCCGTATTCATCAAGGAAGCGCTGGTGCAGGTGGTACGGACCCTGGTGGAGGCATCGCTCATCGTGATGCTGGTGATCCTGCTGTTCCTCGGCTCGCTGCGCGTGGTGCTGATCCCGCTGGTCACGATCCCGCTGTCGTTGGTCGGGGTGCTGTTCCTGGTCTGGGCGGCGGGCTTTTCCATCAATCTGCTCACGCTGCTGGCGATGGTGATCGCGATCGGACTGGTGGTGGACGACGCGATCGTGGTGGTGGAAAACGTGCACCGCCATATCGAGAACGGCATGCAACCCGTGGACGCCGCGATCCGTGGTGCGCGCGAGGTGGCCTTGCCGGTGATTGCGATGACGCTCACTCTTGCGGCGGTCTACGCACCGATCACCTTTCTGGGCGGGCTGACCGGTGTGCTGTTCAGCGAATTCGCGCTGACGCTCGCCGGTGCGGTGGTGGTATCGGGCATCATCGCACTGACGCTGAGTCCGATGATGTGTGCCTACCTGCTGACGGACACGGCGCACCAGGGGGCACTGGCGCATTGGCTCGATGCGCGCTTCGAAGCGCTGCACAACGCCTACCGGCGTCTGCTCGGGCACTGCCTGGACAACC is a window from the Gammaproteobacteria bacterium genome containing:
- a CDS encoding efflux RND transporter permease subunit, whose protein sequence is MKFTDLFIRRPVLAIVVSCLLLMLGLQGAGQLSVRQFPDVEKSLVRVSTVYAGASARTVQGFVTEPLQRRIAAAEGVEYMTSRSDPGVSEIDVHVRLGEDTEKVMTAIIAKVGEARFELPREVEDPVITSSLGDDAMIYMAFLSEQMSIQQVYDYVARNIQPELSTLEGVGDAKIYSSRSFAMRVWLDPAKMAAFAVTATDVNRAIREQNYISAAGSTRGMLVRASIDAETDIQSPDQFAGIVVRQDGDQRVRLGDVADLELASADYDSADYSSGRDTVFLAVTPAPGANPLEVAGRVKEVVPRLTAQMPADLKVFYDSDSSVFIKEALVQVVRTLVEASLIVMLVILLFLGSLRVVLIPLVTIPLSLVGVLFLVWAAGFSINLLTLLAMVIAIGLVVDDAIVVVENVHRHIENGMQPVDAAIRGAREVALPVIAMTLTLAAVYAPITFLGGLTGVLFSEFALTLAGAVVVSGIIALTLSPMMCAYLLTDTAHQGALAHWLDARFEALHNAYRRLLGHCLDNRGAVLLFAAVILASLPLLFQMAQRELAPEEDNGSLFVVATPPDYSSVDYVNYFLDQMVSTWKQIPEVSHSWQVNNPGTVFGGIELKPWSERERSQKEIQTDLQAGFARISGLEIFTFSLISLPGADSGLPVNFVIASTADYKELDRVSDEVLAKARESGLFAFVNKTLRYSRPEVTVAIERDLAARLGISMEAIGETLQTMLGESEVNRFSMEGRSYKVIPQAHRGFRLTREALERYYVRTDGGDLVPLATVIRLDSRVEPNTLSQYQQLNSTTIQGMMMPPNTLGTGLEFLDRTLKEVAPVGFQVGYEGESRRFVQETTGFGALFAVSLTFIFLVLAAQFNSFRDPLVVLVAVPLSIFGATVPLALGWGTLNIYTQVGLLTLIGLISKHGILIVDFANRQLAEGMDRRGAVIEAAALRLRPILMTTFATVLGVLPLLLAFGAGANSRFAIGLVITSGMLVGTLFTLFVLPTFYLPFTRRLAAGSGAALPKLKPATQ